Proteins from a single region of Halorubrum sp. 2020YC2:
- the hemA gene encoding glutamyl-tRNA reductase: MRETGAIAGASVAHGDATVDEIEAAGGDGVRATVSDLLAREGVEEAFAVQTCNRSEAYVVTDRTVDGATALSTFAPEVRGGAVRRLDHEESLEHLMRVASGLESLVLGEDQIIGQLREAYEESKSAGGIGPVLKDAVTKALHVGERARTETEINEGVVSLGSAAVRLAASEIDLTDGSAVVVGAGEMGTLAARTLDDTAVSEITVANRTVPNAEFVAEEVDTPAEAVSLADLPAIIPDADLVVTATGSPDLIVHPSYVDGAGRLVCIDIAQPRDVDPAAGAREGVTVYDIDDLEDVTRRTRESRAQEARDVEAIIDDELDRILEAYKRKRADDAISSMYAGADQVKARELDRAMSKLEAQGGLTDEQRETVEDLADALVGQLLAAPTRSLRDAAGEDDWETIRTALRLFDPDFTSQVEETDMTDAAAGGPDAAPDSVAEELDD, encoded by the coding sequence ATGAGAGAGACGGGTGCGATCGCCGGCGCGAGCGTCGCTCACGGCGACGCGACCGTCGACGAGATCGAGGCCGCCGGCGGCGACGGCGTCCGCGCGACCGTCTCCGACCTGCTCGCTCGCGAAGGGGTCGAAGAGGCGTTCGCGGTGCAGACGTGTAACCGCTCGGAGGCGTACGTCGTCACCGACCGCACGGTCGACGGCGCGACGGCGCTGTCGACGTTCGCGCCGGAGGTGCGCGGCGGCGCGGTCCGTCGCCTCGACCACGAGGAGAGCTTGGAGCACCTCATGAGAGTCGCCTCCGGGCTGGAGTCGCTCGTGCTCGGGGAAGACCAGATCATCGGCCAGTTGCGCGAGGCCTACGAGGAGTCGAAGTCCGCCGGCGGGATCGGTCCCGTCCTCAAGGACGCCGTGACGAAGGCGCTCCACGTCGGAGAACGCGCGCGGACGGAGACCGAGATCAACGAGGGCGTCGTCTCGCTCGGCTCCGCGGCGGTCCGGCTGGCGGCGAGCGAGATAGACCTCACCGACGGGTCGGCCGTCGTTGTCGGCGCCGGCGAGATGGGCACGCTCGCGGCGCGCACGCTCGACGACACCGCGGTCTCCGAGATAACCGTCGCGAACCGCACCGTCCCGAACGCGGAGTTCGTCGCGGAGGAGGTCGACACCCCCGCGGAGGCGGTGTCGCTCGCTGACCTCCCGGCGATCATCCCCGACGCCGACCTCGTCGTCACCGCGACGGGCAGCCCGGACCTGATCGTCCACCCGTCGTACGTCGACGGGGCCGGTCGGCTCGTCTGTATCGACATCGCGCAGCCGCGCGACGTCGACCCCGCGGCCGGCGCCCGCGAGGGCGTCACCGTCTACGACATCGACGACCTCGAAGACGTCACCCGCCGGACCCGCGAGAGCCGCGCGCAGGAGGCCCGCGACGTTGAGGCGATCATCGACGACGAGCTGGACCGCATCCTCGAGGCGTACAAGCGCAAGCGCGCGGACGACGCCATCTCGTCGATGTACGCGGGCGCCGATCAGGTGAAGGCGCGCGAGCTCGACCGCGCGATGTCGAAGCTGGAGGCGCAGGGCGGCCTGACCGACGAGCAGCGCGAGACGGTCGAGGACCTGGCGGACGCGCTGGTCGGCCAGCTGCTCGCGGCCCCGACGCGCTCGCTCCGGGACGCCGCCGGCGAGGACGACTGGGAGACGATCCGGACCGCGCTCCGCCTGTTCGACCCCGATTTCACGTCGCAGGTGGAGGAGACGGACATGACTGACGCCGCGGCCGGCGGTCCCGACGCGGCCCCGGACTCCGTGGCTGAAGAACTCGACGATTAA
- a CDS encoding uS10/mL48 family ribosomal protein, with protein MTFVTKLDFASGDRDVLVETVQELKETLERKGAECKGPHATPSERATVPLYKNLSPGDEFSPWRYDVYRRSMEIHGADDIARDVVGRDFPDSIHVEVEVDQKKPLGHRRD; from the coding sequence ATGACCTTCGTCACGAAACTCGACTTCGCGTCCGGCGACCGCGACGTGCTCGTCGAGACCGTCCAGGAACTCAAGGAGACGCTCGAACGCAAGGGCGCCGAGTGTAAGGGGCCGCACGCGACCCCCTCCGAGCGCGCCACCGTCCCGCTGTACAAGAACCTCTCGCCCGGCGACGAGTTCTCGCCGTGGCGCTACGACGTGTACCGGCGTTCGATGGAGATCCACGGCGCCGACGACATCGCGCGCGACGTCGTCGGCCGCGACTTCCCCGACTCGATCCACGTCGAAGTCGAGGTCGACCAGAAGAAGCCGCTCGGTCACCGACGGGACTGA
- a CDS encoding bis(5'-nucleosyl)-tetraphosphatase, translating to MTVEATSAGAILFRDTRGEREYLLLKSRPGDWEFPKGGVEGDEELQQTAIREVGEEAGIEDFRLIDGFREEYDYVFEANGKTIHKTVHLFIARSFEASAELSKEHRDLQWRDYDQALNTITQDGPRDILEEAHEYLNERKDEESGKYV from the coding sequence ATGACGGTCGAAGCGACCAGCGCCGGAGCCATCCTCTTCCGCGATACCCGCGGCGAACGGGAGTACCTGCTCCTGAAGAGCCGACCGGGGGACTGGGAGTTCCCCAAGGGCGGGGTCGAGGGGGACGAGGAGCTCCAGCAGACGGCGATACGGGAAGTCGGCGAGGAGGCCGGAATCGAGGATTTCCGGCTGATCGACGGGTTCCGCGAGGAGTACGACTACGTGTTCGAGGCGAACGGCAAGACCATCCACAAGACGGTCCACCTGTTCATCGCCCGCTCGTTCGAGGCGAGCGCCGAACTCTCGAAGGAACACCGCGACCTCCAGTGGCGCGACTACGACCAGGCCCTCAACACGATCACGCAGGACGGCCCCCGCGACATCTTAGAGGAGGCCCACGAGTACCTCAACGAGCGGAAAGACGAGGAGAGCGGGAAGTACGTCTAG
- a CDS encoding DUF5787 family protein, translated as MTPDAEFGYELLVCRYAELVWHPSEGPRPAIVSRQLGTKERRWDTVVIEVDPEAFGRRRAFGDRTIGSDLLHVVRGAPAEWAWYRDALPDPGYPWRYVRQAVHRAAGRDLIEKRRDGNRIEIRRVRPYPDWVERIVAVENKPDLDRSAADRLASQLEHDIGTALADEAWLATETTGERVEPALLREMPVEAGILATDFEGGVDANAADVAWHPSDLSPGAAGDADARRDPETETLRLEIAERAYGKGWRSYHDTMRPDCRHFELRREGRGLVPYCAAKGKVPTARECSGSCAEFSPEPPQWRTKGWPIEGGPGKGFKRVLARRREREQDRVEGGD; from the coding sequence GTGACGCCCGACGCCGAGTTCGGCTACGAGCTTCTCGTCTGCCGGTACGCCGAGCTGGTCTGGCACCCGAGCGAGGGCCCCCGACCGGCGATCGTCTCCCGGCAACTGGGCACGAAGGAGCGCCGCTGGGACACGGTCGTGATCGAGGTCGACCCCGAGGCGTTCGGACGCCGGCGCGCGTTCGGTGACCGGACCATCGGCTCCGACCTCCTCCACGTCGTCCGGGGCGCGCCCGCCGAGTGGGCGTGGTACCGCGACGCGCTGCCCGACCCCGGCTACCCGTGGCGCTACGTCCGGCAGGCGGTCCACCGCGCCGCGGGCCGAGACCTGATCGAGAAGCGCCGCGACGGCAACCGGATCGAGATCCGCCGGGTGCGACCCTATCCGGACTGGGTCGAGCGGATCGTCGCGGTCGAGAACAAGCCGGACCTGGACCGCTCCGCGGCCGACCGGCTCGCTTCCCAACTCGAACACGACATCGGGACCGCGCTCGCCGACGAGGCGTGGCTGGCGACCGAGACGACCGGCGAGCGCGTCGAGCCGGCCCTGCTCCGCGAGATGCCCGTCGAGGCCGGCATCCTCGCGACCGACTTCGAGGGCGGGGTCGACGCCAACGCGGCCGACGTGGCGTGGCACCCGAGCGATCTGTCGCCGGGCGCCGCGGGCGATGCGGACGCGCGTCGCGACCCCGAGACCGAGACGCTCCGGCTCGAAATCGCCGAGCGCGCCTACGGGAAGGGGTGGCGCTCGTACCACGACACGATGCGGCCCGACTGCCGGCACTTCGAACTCCGGCGCGAGGGCCGCGGGCTCGTCCCGTACTGCGCGGCGAAGGGGAAGGTCCCGACCGCGCGGGAGTGTTCCGGCTCCTGCGCGGAGTTCTCGCCGGAGCCGCCGCAGTGGCGCACGAAGGGGTGGCCGATCGAGGGCGGTCCCGGGAAGGGGTTCAAACGGGTGTTGGCGCGGCGGCGGGAGCGCGAGCAAGACCGGGTTGAGGGTGGCGACTAA
- a CDS encoding RNA-guided endonuclease TnpB family protein: MAIQATRTYVGSIRNHRQVCDGLDSLGDSASKIWNVARWTADRIWDATGEIPNGSVLKSYMKTQSCWKDLNAQSSQKVIEELSDAFQSWFDLRHKDEKANPPGYRKRGDTRPRSTVTFKEDGFKHDPENNRVRLSKGSNLKEHFSDFLLCEYQTRPDVDLSEVNRVQNVRTVWNGDEWEVHFVCKVELETADSAGDGVAGIDLGITNIATVAFPDEYVLYPGNLLKEDKHYFTRAEYDTEGENGLSEQSKWARRKLSERETHFYHTLTDAIVTECVERGVGTLAVSWPEDVRESDWGKTGNKKLHSWAFDRIYQYLEYKGEMRGVEVLKENEWNTSKTCSRCGDDTKSNRVERGLYVCSSCELVANADCNGAENMRQKITPSPHGEDRSNGCVAQPSTHLFDRESGTFHTREQVVS; the protein is encoded by the coding sequence ATGGCGATTCAGGCCACTCGTACCTACGTTGGTTCCATTCGGAACCACCGACAGGTTTGCGATGGCCTTGATTCGCTCGGTGATTCTGCCTCGAAGATTTGGAACGTCGCACGATGGACAGCCGACCGTATCTGGGACGCAACCGGCGAGATCCCGAACGGTAGTGTGCTGAAATCGTATATGAAGACCCAGTCCTGCTGGAAAGATTTGAACGCACAATCCAGTCAGAAAGTCATCGAAGAACTTTCTGACGCTTTCCAGTCGTGGTTCGATCTGCGACACAAAGATGAGAAGGCGAACCCGCCCGGCTACCGCAAGCGCGGAGATACTCGACCACGTTCCACGGTCACATTCAAAGAAGACGGGTTCAAACACGACCCTGAGAACAACCGCGTCCGACTCTCAAAAGGCTCGAATCTGAAAGAACACTTCTCAGACTTCCTGCTTTGCGAGTACCAGACTCGCCCGGACGTTGATCTCTCGGAAGTCAACCGCGTACAGAACGTTCGTACCGTCTGGAACGGTGACGAATGGGAAGTTCACTTCGTCTGTAAGGTCGAGCTCGAAACAGCGGATTCGGCTGGCGACGGCGTGGCAGGGATCGACCTCGGCATCACAAACATCGCCACGGTCGCGTTCCCGGACGAATACGTCCTGTACCCCGGCAACTTGCTCAAAGAAGACAAACACTACTTCACCAGAGCTGAGTACGACACCGAGGGAGAGAACGGCCTGTCAGAGCAGTCGAAGTGGGCACGTCGGAAGCTCTCCGAACGTGAGACACACTTCTACCACACGCTAACGGACGCCATCGTCACGGAGTGTGTGGAACGCGGTGTTGGCACGCTCGCGGTGAGTTGGCCTGAAGACGTCCGAGAGTCAGACTGGGGTAAAACGGGGAATAAGAAGCTCCACTCGTGGGCGTTCGACCGCATCTACCAGTACCTCGAATACAAAGGCGAGATGCGGGGTGTGGAGGTGCTGAAAGAGAACGAATGGAACACCTCGAAAACGTGTTCCCGATGCGGAGACGACACGAAATCGAACCGTGTCGAACGTGGCTTGTACGTCTGCTCGTCGTGTGAGTTGGTAGCCAACGCAGACTGTAACGGGGCAGAGAATATGCGTCAGAAGATAACTCCGAGTCCTCACGGCGAGGATAGGAGTAACGGCTGTGTGGCACAGCCATCGACACACTTGTTCGACCGCGAGAGCGGGACGTTTCACACGAGAGAACAGGTCGTGTCGTAG
- a CDS encoding FAD-binding and (Fe-S)-binding domain-containing protein has protein sequence MATNTPDPEPTDGGDFDYTGGAVERPDLVDALDRRVDGDVRFDDYSRRLYATDASAYEVTPIGVVIPESTADVAAVHEYCFEEEIPVLPRGGGTSLAGQTVNEAVVLDLTGEMDGVRSTDPDARTARVQAGAYVGDLNAAVEDAGLKFAPDPAWRDKSAVGGAIGNNSTGSHSLKYGKTDHYVEELEVVLADGTVTTFGEVAVADLRESADPEADDLLPRIYAEVVRVLDEEADEIDDRFPELKRNVSGYNLDRLLAEHRGEYGEEGVVNLGRLMAGSEGTLATVTEATVSLVEIPETKAVALLTYDDLLDAMEDVAACLEHDPAAVEVMDDVLLGLAADTPEFEDVVGMLPDGTDSVLLVEFYAESDAEGKRKVADLIADRVGAAANGGAADGDGAAVDTAADPSDGAAETTSHPRRAAHAMEAHDPAKRDRFWKMRKAGLPILLSRTTDEKHISFIEDCAIPPEHLPEYTREFQQILEDNDTFATFYAHAGPGVLHIRPLINTKQVDDVDAMVDIADRVTDAVVRLGGSVSGEHGDGRARTQWNRKLYGDDLWEAFRDLKTAFDPDWLLNPGNVCGDSDMSENLRFDADYEYDAGFDPAMEWAVDNGMQGMVELCHGCGGCRGPQETTGGVMCPTYRASDEEIQSTRGRANALRGAISGELPDDPTDDEFVTEVMDLCVGCKGCKVDCPSGVDMAKLKAEVEHAHHEEHGVDLRTRLLGHFESLAPLASKFAPLSNLPNKIPGSGLLAEKALGIARERDLPTFRSETLVDWFEARGGAGVPREEAARDVLLFPDVYTTYTNPGAGKAAVRVLEAANCHVEIPDVDGSGRPPHSKGMLDVSRATARDAVETLAPDVRDGWDVVVVEPSDAVMLQSDYHDLLDGGASDVPDADVAAVSESAYGVMEYVDVRRLDEDLSLDAPTESLTYHGHCHQKATKKDHHAVGVLRRAGYGVDPLDSSCCGMAGSFGYEAEHYSMSKAIGETLFEQVDASAGDALVAPGTSCRTQLEEGPGEVPEPAHPIEKLAAALA, from the coding sequence ATGGCGACTAACACCCCGGACCCGGAGCCGACGGACGGCGGGGACTTCGACTACACTGGCGGCGCGGTGGAACGGCCGGACCTCGTCGACGCGCTCGACCGCCGCGTCGACGGCGACGTGCGGTTCGACGACTACTCGAGGCGGCTGTACGCGACCGACGCCTCGGCGTACGAGGTCACCCCGATCGGGGTCGTGATCCCGGAGTCGACCGCGGACGTCGCGGCCGTCCACGAGTACTGCTTCGAGGAGGAGATTCCGGTCCTCCCCCGCGGCGGCGGCACCTCGCTCGCGGGACAGACCGTCAACGAGGCGGTCGTCCTCGACCTGACCGGCGAGATGGACGGGGTCCGTTCGACCGATCCCGACGCCCGGACCGCCCGCGTTCAGGCCGGCGCGTACGTCGGCGACCTCAACGCCGCGGTCGAGGACGCCGGCCTGAAGTTCGCCCCCGACCCGGCGTGGCGCGACAAGTCCGCCGTCGGCGGCGCGATCGGGAACAACTCCACCGGCTCGCACTCGCTGAAGTACGGCAAGACCGACCACTACGTCGAGGAGCTGGAGGTCGTCCTCGCGGACGGGACCGTGACGACGTTCGGCGAGGTCGCGGTCGCGGACCTGCGGGAGTCGGCGGACCCCGAAGCCGACGACCTGCTGCCCCGAATCTACGCCGAGGTCGTCCGGGTCCTCGACGAGGAGGCAGACGAGATCGACGATCGCTTCCCGGAGCTGAAGCGGAACGTCTCGGGCTACAACCTCGACCGCCTGCTCGCGGAGCACCGCGGCGAGTACGGCGAGGAGGGCGTCGTCAACCTCGGCCGCCTGATGGCCGGCAGCGAGGGGACCCTCGCGACCGTCACGGAAGCGACCGTCTCGCTCGTCGAGATCCCCGAGACGAAGGCGGTCGCGCTGCTCACCTACGACGACCTCCTCGACGCGATGGAGGACGTGGCGGCGTGTCTGGAACACGACCCCGCCGCCGTCGAGGTGATGGACGACGTCCTGCTCGGGCTGGCGGCCGACACGCCGGAGTTCGAGGACGTGGTCGGCATGTTACCCGACGGCACCGACTCCGTGCTGCTCGTCGAGTTCTACGCCGAGAGCGACGCCGAAGGGAAACGGAAGGTCGCGGACCTGATCGCGGACCGGGTGGGCGCCGCCGCCAACGGCGGGGCCGCCGACGGGGACGGCGCGGCCGTCGACACCGCGGCCGACCCGAGCGACGGCGCCGCGGAGACGACGAGCCATCCCCGGCGGGCGGCTCACGCGATGGAGGCGCACGACCCCGCGAAGCGCGACCGGTTCTGGAAGATGCGCAAGGCGGGCCTCCCGATCCTGCTCTCGCGCACCACCGACGAGAAGCACATCTCCTTCATCGAGGACTGCGCCATCCCGCCGGAACACCTCCCCGAGTACACCCGCGAGTTCCAGCAGATCCTCGAGGACAACGACACGTTCGCCACCTTCTACGCGCACGCCGGGCCGGGCGTGTTACACATCCGCCCGCTGATCAACACGAAGCAGGTCGACGACGTCGACGCGATGGTCGACATCGCGGACCGCGTCACCGACGCGGTGGTCCGGCTCGGCGGGTCGGTGTCCGGGGAACACGGCGACGGCCGCGCGCGCACCCAGTGGAACCGGAAGCTGTACGGCGACGACCTCTGGGAGGCGTTCCGCGACCTCAAGACCGCGTTCGACCCCGACTGGCTGCTCAACCCCGGGAACGTCTGCGGCGACTCCGACATGAGCGAGAACCTGCGGTTCGACGCCGACTACGAGTACGACGCCGGCTTCGACCCCGCGATGGAGTGGGCGGTCGACAACGGGATGCAGGGGATGGTCGAACTCTGCCACGGCTGCGGCGGGTGTCGCGGCCCGCAGGAGACGACCGGCGGCGTGATGTGTCCGACCTACCGCGCCTCCGACGAGGAGATCCAGTCGACCCGCGGCCGGGCGAACGCCCTCCGCGGGGCCATCTCCGGCGAGCTCCCCGACGACCCGACCGACGACGAGTTCGTCACCGAGGTGATGGACCTCTGTGTCGGCTGTAAGGGCTGTAAGGTGGACTGCCCGAGCGGCGTCGACATGGCGAAGCTGAAGGCCGAAGTGGAGCACGCCCACCACGAGGAACACGGGGTCGACCTGCGCACGCGGCTGCTCGGTCACTTCGAGTCGCTGGCGCCGCTCGCCTCGAAGTTCGCGCCGCTGTCGAACCTCCCGAACAAGATTCCGGGGAGCGGCCTCCTCGCGGAGAAGGCGCTCGGGATCGCGAGGGAGCGGGACCTCCCCACCTTCCGCTCGGAGACGCTCGTCGACTGGTTCGAGGCGCGCGGCGGCGCGGGCGTCCCGCGCGAGGAGGCCGCCCGCGACGTGCTCTTATTCCCCGACGTGTACACCACCTACACGAACCCCGGCGCGGGCAAGGCCGCGGTGCGCGTGCTGGAGGCGGCGAACTGCCACGTCGAGATTCCGGACGTCGACGGCAGCGGGCGCCCGCCCCACTCGAAGGGGATGCTCGACGTCTCCCGCGCCACGGCGAGAGACGCCGTCGAGACGCTCGCGCCCGACGTGCGCGACGGGTGGGACGTGGTCGTCGTCGAACCCTCCGACGCCGTCATGCTCCAGTCCGACTACCACGACCTGCTCGACGGCGGCGCGAGCGACGTGCCCGACGCCGACGTGGCGGCCGTCTCCGAGAGCGCCTACGGCGTCATGGAGTACGTCGACGTCCGCCGCCTCGACGAGGACCTCTCGCTCGACGCGCCGACCGAGTCGCTCACCTACCACGGCCACTGTCACCAGAAGGCGACGAAGAAGGACCACCACGCCGTCGGCGTGCTGCGGCGCGCCGGGTACGGCGTCGACCCGCTCGACTCCTCCTGTTGCGGGATGGCCGGCTCGTTCGGCTACGAGGCCGAGCACTACTCGATGAGCAAGGCGATCGGCGAGACCCTGTTCGAGCAGGTGGACGCCAGCGCCGGCGACGCCCTCGTCGCGCCCGGCACCTCCTGCCGGACGCAGTTGGAGGAGGGCCCGGGCGAGGTGCCGGAGCCGGCGCACCCGATCGAGAAGCTGGCGGCGGCGCTGGCGTAG
- a CDS encoding LUD domain-containing protein, with translation MTLADTSAFTGRLDDLGVAVSAGPPAECAAMIDAAAGEPAVGVPLARSGPDGFVDSPAALPDRVETDPTTAALRAAHTGVTAASLGVAEYGSVALEADPAGTEPVSLFVDRHVVVLRERDLVPDMPDAFEWLGPRARDESVDVVFATGPSATADMGGLVHGAHGPKEVHVVLLRDDFDDEAEVDR, from the coding sequence ATGACACTCGCAGACACGTCGGCGTTCACCGGTCGGCTCGACGACCTCGGCGTCGCGGTCTCCGCGGGGCCGCCGGCGGAGTGCGCGGCCATGATCGACGCGGCCGCCGGCGAGCCGGCGGTCGGGGTTCCCCTCGCGCGCTCGGGACCGGACGGGTTCGTCGACTCGCCCGCGGCGCTGCCGGACCGAGTGGAGACGGACCCGACGACCGCCGCCCTCCGGGCGGCCCACACCGGCGTCACGGCGGCGTCGCTCGGCGTGGCCGAGTACGGCAGCGTCGCGCTGGAGGCCGACCCGGCCGGGACGGAGCCGGTGAGCCTCTTCGTCGACCGCCACGTCGTCGTCCTCCGCGAGCGCGACCTCGTCCCGGACATGCCCGACGCCTTCGAGTGGCTCGGCCCGCGGGCGCGCGACGAGTCGGTCGACGTGGTGTTCGCGACCGGGCCGAGCGCCACCGCGGACATGGGCGGCCTCGTCCACGGCGCGCACGGGCCGAAGGAGGTCCACGTGGTGCTGTTGCGGGACGATTTCGACGACGAGGCGGAGGTAGACCGATGA
- a CDS encoding LUD domain-containing protein: MSSDADPGGPADRAGAAEADALDRETKAERIRGLLATEGDAVAANTRGFNEGRYESTGRLDGYEALKDEARSIKEDAIERLPELIDEVRETVEANGGTVYLADDAADANRYIREVAAERGAERAVKSKSMTSEEIEVNDALAGDGVEVVETDLGEWVLQLADEEPSHIVAPAIHKSREGISELFAERFDLDDPPETAEELTMFARERLGDLVEDADLGMTGANFVAADSGTMLLVTSEGNARKTVTATDTHVAVAGVEKLVPTVEDFSPFVELIGRSGTGQDVTSYISTLTPPVNSPVPDFADDGAPLADGSESDREFHLVLIDNGRMAMRDDEELKETLYCIRCSACSNACGNFQSVGGHAFGGETYSGGIATGWEAGIEGLDTAAEFNDLCTGCSRCVPACPVGIDIPWINTAVRDRINRGEADPSQLDWAFEELVPDEEPGGLDLATRLVGNYATLAEWGHRTAPVANRLANAGPLRALAERVAGIDRRRDLPEFARESLVEWFEARGGPAVPADETTREAVVYPDTATNYVDVERGKATVRALEALGVRVAVPDLPGSGRPPLSQGMIATAESAAEDVYAGLASHVDAGRDVVVIEPSDLATFRREYERFLPRESYERLADASYDVMEYVFGLLENGGDPAALRAPSEGTGPVAAGKRIAYHPHCQARTVEVSEYATATFERLGYDVRVSDTECCGMAGSFGYKSDYYELSMDVGEPLREQFGDTDRTVVAPGTSCTEQLDALLDSSPRHPIEVVAPRE; the protein is encoded by the coding sequence ATGAGCAGCGACGCCGACCCCGGCGGTCCCGCCGACCGCGCCGGCGCCGCGGAGGCGGACGCCCTCGACCGCGAGACGAAGGCCGAGCGCATCCGCGGGCTGCTGGCGACCGAGGGCGACGCGGTCGCGGCCAACACCCGCGGGTTCAACGAGGGGCGCTACGAGTCGACCGGTCGCCTCGACGGCTACGAGGCGCTGAAAGACGAGGCGCGCTCCATCAAGGAGGACGCGATCGAGCGGCTCCCGGAGCTCATTGACGAGGTGAGAGAGACGGTCGAGGCGAACGGCGGGACCGTCTACCTCGCGGACGACGCGGCCGACGCGAACCGGTACATCCGCGAGGTCGCGGCCGAGCGCGGCGCGGAGCGCGCGGTGAAATCGAAGTCGATGACCTCCGAGGAGATCGAGGTGAACGACGCGCTCGCGGGCGACGGCGTGGAGGTCGTCGAGACCGACCTCGGGGAGTGGGTGCTCCAGCTGGCCGACGAGGAGCCGTCGCACATCGTCGCCCCGGCGATCCACAAGTCCCGTGAGGGGATTTCGGAGCTGTTCGCGGAGCGGTTCGACCTCGACGACCCGCCCGAGACCGCCGAGGAGCTCACGATGTTCGCCCGCGAGCGGCTGGGCGACCTCGTGGAGGACGCCGACCTCGGGATGACCGGTGCGAACTTCGTCGCGGCCGACTCCGGAACGATGCTTCTGGTCACCAGCGAGGGCAACGCCCGGAAGACGGTGACCGCGACCGACACCCACGTCGCGGTCGCGGGCGTCGAGAAGCTCGTCCCGACCGTCGAGGACTTTTCCCCCTTCGTCGAGCTGATCGGGCGGTCGGGGACGGGGCAGGACGTGACCTCCTACATCTCGACGCTCACGCCGCCCGTGAACTCGCCCGTGCCCGACTTCGCGGACGACGGGGCGCCGCTGGCCGACGGCTCGGAGTCCGACCGCGAGTTCCACCTCGTCTTAATCGACAACGGGCGCATGGCGATGCGCGACGACGAGGAGCTGAAGGAGACGCTGTACTGTATCCGGTGTTCGGCCTGCTCGAACGCCTGCGGGAACTTCCAGAGCGTCGGCGGCCACGCGTTCGGCGGCGAGACGTACTCCGGCGGCATCGCCACGGGCTGGGAGGCGGGAATCGAGGGGCTCGACACCGCCGCCGAGTTCAACGACCTCTGTACCGGCTGCTCGCGGTGCGTCCCGGCGTGTCCGGTCGGCATCGATATCCCGTGGATCAACACCGCGGTCCGCGACCGGATCAACCGCGGCGAGGCCGACCCGAGCCAGCTCGACTGGGCGTTCGAGGAGCTGGTCCCCGACGAGGAGCCGGGCGGCCTCGATCTGGCCACCCGACTGGTCGGCAACTACGCGACGCTCGCGGAGTGGGGGCACAGGACCGCACCGGTCGCGAACCGGCTCGCGAACGCCGGCCCGCTGCGCGCGCTCGCGGAGCGGGTCGCCGGGATCGACCGCCGCCGCGACCTCCCCGAGTTCGCGCGCGAGTCGCTCGTCGAGTGGTTCGAGGCCCGCGGCGGCCCGGCGGTCCCGGCCGACGAGACGACCCGCGAGGCGGTCGTCTACCCCGACACCGCGACGAACTACGTCGACGTCGAGCGCGGGAAGGCGACCGTCCGGGCGCTGGAGGCGCTCGGCGTCCGCGTCGCGGTTCCGGACCTCCCCGGGAGCGGTCGCCCGCCGCTCTCGCAGGGGATGATCGCGACCGCCGAGTCGGCCGCCGAGGACGTGTACGCCGGGCTGGCGAGCCACGTCGACGCCGGGCGCGACGTGGTGGTGATCGAGCCGAGCGACCTCGCGACGTTCCGCCGCGAGTACGAGCGGTTCCTCCCGCGCGAGTCGTACGAGCGGCTCGCGGACGCGAGCTACGACGTGATGGAGTACGTCTTCGGCCTGCTGGAGAACGGCGGCGACCCGGCGGCGCTGCGCGCGCCGAGCGAGGGCACCGGCCCGGTGGCCGCCGGGAAGCGGATCGCGTACCACCCGCACTGTCAGGCCCGCACGGTCGAAGTGAGCGAGTACGCGACCGCGACCTTCGAGCGGCTCGGCTACGACGTGCGCGTCTCCGACACGGAGTGTTGCGGGATGGCCGGCTCGTTCGGCTACAAGAGCGACTACTACGAGCTGAGCATGGACGTCGGGGAGCCGCTCCGCGAGCAGTTCGGGGACACCGACCGCACCGTCGTCGCGCCGGGCACGTCCTGTACCGAACAGCTCGACGCGCTGCTGGACTCGTCCCCGCGACACCCGATCGAAGTCGTGGCGCCGCGGGAGTGA
- a CDS encoding PRC-barrel domain-containing protein, with product MNAAPEEITSLVGREVYSSNGVFVGEVEDIQLDLDARTVTGLALAELNHELFAGQVGGSTGVIVPYRWVRAVGDVVLVNDVIERYDAGESEEESGEIEARTESR from the coding sequence ATGAACGCAGCCCCCGAAGAGATCACGTCGCTCGTCGGCCGCGAGGTGTACTCCAGCAACGGCGTCTTCGTCGGCGAAGTCGAGGACATCCAGCTGGATCTGGACGCCCGCACAGTCACCGGCCTCGCGCTGGCCGAACTCAACCACGAGCTGTTCGCCGGACAGGTCGGCGGCTCCACCGGCGTCATCGTCCCGTACCGCTGGGTTCGCGCCGTCGGAGACGTCGTCTTAGTCAACGACGTCATCGAGCGCTACGACGCCGGGGAGTCGGAAGAAGAGTCGGGCGAAATAGAGGCCCGCACGGAGAGTCGCTGA